One segment of Streptosporangium brasiliense DNA contains the following:
- a CDS encoding tripartite tricarboxylate transporter permease, translating into MESFQLLMEGFATALTPVNLLYALVGVTLGTLVGVLPGIGPAMTVALLLPITFTVPPASAFIMFAGIYYGGMYGGSTTSILLNTPGESSSMITALEGNKMAKRGRAAQALATAAIGSFVAGTIATGLLVVAAPLVVDFAISFGPEDYFALAVLAFTAVSSVLSRSVVRGLASLGLGLVIGLIGIDQQTGQARLTLGVPQLLDGIDVVIVAVGLFALGEVLYVASRLRHSEPEVTPVGRAFLGRSDWSRSWRPWLRGTALGFPFGALPGGGAEIPTFLSYSIEKRLARGTAREEYGKGAIEGVAGPEAANNASAAGTLVPLLTLGLPTSATAAILLAAFQQYGLQPGPQLFDHNPALVWGMVASLFIGNTMLLVLNLPLAPLWARVLHIPRPYLYAGIVLFAVLGVYALNSSWVELVILYILGMLGFAMRRFGLPVAPAVIGMILGPMAEIQLRRALAIGAGDVTVLVKSPVAAVLLAVSLLVLAAPLVRKLVTRPSRAA; encoded by the coding sequence GGTTCGCGACCGCGCTGACCCCGGTCAACCTGCTCTACGCGCTGGTCGGGGTCACCCTCGGCACGCTGGTCGGCGTGCTCCCCGGCATCGGCCCGGCCATGACGGTGGCGCTGCTGCTGCCGATCACCTTCACCGTCCCCCCGGCCAGCGCGTTCATCATGTTCGCCGGCATCTACTACGGCGGCATGTACGGCGGGTCGACCACCTCGATCCTGCTCAACACGCCCGGTGAGAGCTCCTCGATGATCACCGCGCTCGAGGGCAACAAGATGGCCAAGCGCGGCCGGGCCGCCCAGGCGCTGGCCACCGCCGCCATCGGCTCCTTCGTCGCGGGCACGATCGCCACCGGGCTGCTGGTCGTCGCGGCCCCGCTGGTGGTGGACTTCGCGATCTCCTTCGGCCCCGAGGACTACTTCGCGCTGGCCGTCCTGGCCTTCACCGCGGTGTCGTCGGTGCTGTCGCGCTCGGTCGTGCGCGGGCTGGCCTCGCTGGGACTCGGCCTGGTCATCGGGCTGATCGGCATCGACCAGCAGACCGGTCAGGCGCGGCTGACCCTGGGCGTGCCGCAGCTGCTCGACGGCATCGACGTGGTGATCGTCGCGGTCGGCCTGTTCGCGCTGGGCGAGGTGCTCTACGTCGCCTCCCGGCTGCGGCACAGCGAGCCGGAGGTCACCCCGGTGGGCCGGGCCTTCCTCGGCCGCTCCGACTGGTCGAGGTCCTGGCGGCCGTGGCTGCGCGGCACCGCGCTCGGCTTCCCCTTCGGGGCGCTGCCGGGTGGCGGCGCGGAGATCCCCACCTTCCTGTCGTACTCGATCGAGAAGCGCCTGGCCCGCGGGACCGCCCGCGAGGAGTACGGCAAGGGCGCCATCGAGGGCGTCGCCGGCCCCGAGGCCGCCAACAACGCCTCGGCGGCGGGCACCCTCGTCCCGCTGCTCACCCTGGGCCTGCCCACCTCGGCGACCGCCGCGATCCTGCTGGCGGCCTTCCAGCAGTACGGCCTGCAGCCCGGTCCCCAGCTCTTCGACCACAACCCGGCGCTGGTCTGGGGCATGGTCGCCTCGCTGTTCATCGGCAACACGATGCTGCTGGTGCTCAACCTGCCGCTGGCCCCGCTCTGGGCCCGGGTGCTGCACATTCCCCGGCCCTACCTGTACGCGGGGATCGTGCTGTTCGCCGTCCTGGGCGTCTACGCACTCAACTCCTCCTGGGTGGAGCTGGTCATCCTCTACATCTTGGGCATGCTGGGCTTCGCGATGCGCCGTTTCGGGCTCCCGGTGGCCCCGGCCGTGATCGGCATGATCCTGGGCCCGATGGCCGAGATCCAGCTCCGCCGGGCCCTGGCCATCGGCGCGGGCGACGTGACGGTCCTGGTCAAGAGCCCGGTGGCGGCGGTGCTGCTGGCCGTGTCGCTGCTGGTGCTGGCCGCCCCGCTGGTCAGGAAGCTGGTCACCCGCCCGTCACGCGCCGCGTAG